TGTTTCTAATGTGAAATGGGATTGTAATTAGCTTATTCAATACATTTTATAGTATTGATAAAATAAGTTTCCGGTTGATAAATTTCATTGTTTAATTCAGATGTAAATTCTTTTTTTAGTACATAATCTTCAGTATCTGTTAAGTATTTGATTCGCATCATTGAAATTGGAGAGCTTTTTAGTTGCTCAAAACTATCTTTCATAAACATGAATTCTCCGGTAATGACCCTGTTGTCATATCCTTTATCATCTCGTATCATGGTGCCACAATTTTCTTGATCCACATGCAAAAGTGTGATGATTTTACCGTTGTTTAACTGTAAAAATAATTTAGAATTTTTGTCAAAACAATTTGCTTTAAGGAAAGATTTGCTTTTTTGAATCAATTGTACATTCAAGGTAGGCATCCCGTCAGTTGATAGTAATGAAAAAAAGATATAGCTAGAAGTTCCTGCAAAATTCTTTTCACAAATCATGTATTCTCTAGTAGATTTATAAGTTCCTAACGAATCGGTCACGTTTGTGCTATAGTCACATGGTTTTTGAGCAAATACAGTACTGCATATGACGAATAAAGCGATTGTAATTATGTGTTTCATTATTTATTTTATTTTGGTGCAAATTAAAACTATTTTATGATTATTTTCATCAGTTGTAAAAAAAGTATACTTATTTCCGCCGTCTTTTATTTTCCATTTTTTTCGAATGTTTTCTACTGTATCAGGAAAATTTCGAGTCGTAATATTAGCCTGTTTGTTTTCAAAATGTATTTTCATCTCTGACTTGCTGTATGGAATTGAATTTTCAATTTTAAAAACTCTTCCAGGAAATAAAATCAAATCTTTTGATGTATATAAATGGGAGTGTTTATGAAGTTTATTTAAATGATAAAAAGAACCAACGGCATCAAATCCTCCTGATTTCATAATAGCGCTATTGGGTTCATATAGGTATTTTTCGGGCTGACTATAGTTTGTAATTTCAGATTTTTGATTTAAAATGTAATCAAAAATCTCAAAGTTTTCTTTTAAAATATTAACGGTTTTTAGTGTAACAGGACCTGAATAATCCTTGTGTAATTCCCATAAGAGTTCTTTAACTTCGTTTTCTAAAGCTACTATATGTATGTTTTTTACATTTTTAAGTTCTAATAATCCCGCAGAAATATCGAGTAAGGGCGCTGTTTTTATTAAAATAGAATCTGTTTTTTTGAAATAAAAATCAAGATTTTCAGGAACGTTGGGCAAGCAATCCTTAAGCATAAATACTTTGCCTTTAGCATCGTTTCGTCTTGAAGGATCAATGTAAATCCAATCCCATTTTTGATTTAAAAATTCTAATGTTTTTTGGCTGTCTCCAGCATAACAAATGCAGTTTTTTACGTTCAACTGTTCAAAATTATGCTTTACAATATTTGATAATTCCGGATTGATTTCACAATGGGCAACTTCTTTTATTCTTTTTGAAAAATAGTAATCATCCACACCAAAACCACCTGTTAAATCAATTAAACTGTCACCTGAAATTATGGTAGCTTTATATGAGGCTGTTTTTTCAGACGAGGTTTGTTCAATCGAAATTTTACTTGGATAGACAATAGATTTAGTGTTAAACCAAGTCGGTAATTTGTCTTTAGCTTTTGATTTGGCTTCAATTTGGTTTAAAATAGAAATCCATTCTACAGCAGGAAAAGGATTTTTTTGAAAGGCTAATTGCGCTATTTTTTTGTCAACGTTTGCATCGATGAATGCTTGAATTTCAGCACTTAGAATAGTAAAAACCAAAATTAAATATCTTTAGTTAGTAATTGTATCACTTTATTTTCTGGGAAAAATTCTTTACCAATTACTTTTATTATGGTATACAAAGGAACGGCTATGACCATGCCTAAAATTCCAAAAAGAAAACCGGCTATTAATATGACCAGAAAAATTTCCAGTGGGTGAGAACTAACGCTTTTTGAAAAAATGATGGGTTGGGAAAGATTGTTATCGATAACTTGTACAATCCAAAATCCAATTAGAACATAGATAGTGGTAGGTAGAATTTCAGTCTGAAAATCACTTCCTAAGTTACTTATCATAGTTAAAATGGCGGCTAATACAGAAGCAATCAGCGGACCAATGTAAGGGATGATATTTAAAACAGCACATAAAAAAGCAATCACAAGAGCATTTGGAACTCCAAAAATGATTAAAACAATGATGTATAATAGGAAAACAATGAATAACTGAATCAGCAATCCAATAAAATAGCGGGATAACAAATGATTTATTTTTTCTAATGAATTTAAAATTTGATCTTCGTAAGTGTCCGGTATTAATTTTTTTGCACTTTTAATAAAAAGTAATCGGTCTTTTAAAAAGAAAAAAGTAATAAATAACACGGAACCTAATCCTACCCCAAAACTGCTGATGGTTGACAGAATAGAGTTTAAAAAATTTGGAATAAAATTGAAATTTATTTTAGAGGTAATATTAGCTTCTTTTAGCATTTTAGAAGAATCAATATTATGACTTTCTAAAAACGCCGCTATTTGATTGATTAATTGAAGGGTGTTTTTTTCTATTTCGGCAGTATTTAAAAGCGATAAGTTTTCTCCTTGTGATAAAATTAAAGGAATAAACATCATTATAAATCCAGCAATGAGTAAAATAAAAATGAGGAGTGTTGCTATAGTTGCAAATATATGGTTGAATTTTAAGCGTCTTTTGAAAAAATCTAAAATGGGATTTCCGATTAAGGTAAGTACAAAAGCTACCAAAAGATAAATAAGTACCGACTGAATTTGGTATAAAAAATAAAGAAATAAACTGACTATTACTAAGAATCCTATGGCTTTCAGAATACCGTTTGTTATAATTTTTGATGTAATCATTTATTTATTTTTTGGATATAAAGATAAAAAAAACTCGCTAACAAGTAGCGAGTTTTAAAATCTAAAAAAAACTAAAAAAAAAATTATATTCCGAATGCTGCTCTTGCACCACCAGTAACAAATATGGCAGCCATTCTTGTTTTTTGACCATTAGAGAACATATACATTCCTCTATCATCAGTATAATCCATGTAATTCATAGTCATTTCTACTGGAGTTCCAGTACATGTGCTAAGATGCGGATAAGTAGGAACACCGTAATTTGCTGTATTGTGTGTAGGTGTATCAGTAACTAAATCACTTCCACAAGTCGCATCTCCCCATATGTGACGTAAGTTCATCCAGTGACCCACTTCGTGAGTTGCAGTTCTTCCTAAATTGTAAGGGTAGCTTGCTGTTCCTGATAATCCAAAATATTTAGAATCAATTACAACACCATCCGTAGCTGAACTTCCTCCAGGAAACTGTGCATAACCTAGAATTCCACCACCGATTGTACAAGCCCAAAGATTAAGTTTTGTAGTTGGAGAAGTTGGGTCTAAACCACCTTGTTTTGTTTTTTTCATTGTATCTCTGGTTCCCCAAGATGTTTTTGTTGTCGCTTTTCTATTGATTTTTTCTAAAACGAAGGTGATTCCAATATTTGCAGCAACCCCTGAAAATAAAGTAGGAACACTGCTAAAATCTGAATTTGCAGCATTAAAATCTTGATTCAGAACGTCAATTTGAGTTTGGATTTGTGCGTCAGATATATTTTCTGCAGCAGTTCTGTAGAGAACATTTACTATAACTGGAATTTCAACTTTTCCATTTACTAAACGACCATTTGTCATTGATTTTTGTGTAAAAGCTTCTATTTGATTCATGCGGATTGCTAAGGTCGGGTCTGCTTTTAATTGAGCTTCCAATACTTCTTGAGAGGCGCAACTACGTTGAGTAATAGCATTTGTTACTAAATCGGTTGCTTGTGTTTCTTCGTTTTGACAAGAAAAAAGCAACATAACTGCTAATGTGCTTAAAATAATTTTTTTCATAATAATGCCGGGGGTTTGTTATAAATAATGGTTTTAGGTTAATTGTTTAACAATTTTATAACAAATTATTGAATTAAAAAAATAATTTTAAAAAAAATAGCGATTTTTATACCTTTAGTGTTAATCTCTTAATTTTTTGTGGGATTATGATTATTTGTTGTTGATAATTTCATAAAGTGCTATGCTGGTAGCTTGAACAACATTCATACTGCTATTTTTTCCATACATATTGATATGTACAATTTGGTTCGAAATGTTTAAAATCTCATCACTTACACCATTGATTTCACTACCTACAACTAAAGCCATTTTTTTTGATATAGGAATTTTTAACTCCTTCATCGGTTTGCTGGTGTCTGTGATTTCTAATGAAATAATTTCATAATTATTCGATACTAAATATTCAATACAAGCATTGGTTTCTTCAATTGCAATATGCGGAACATGTAAATGTGTGCTTCGAGATGTTTTGTTTATTTTTCTGGGATTTAAAGGAATATCCGCTCCTATGAAAATGATTTTTTCAACACCAAAAGCTTCACTGATTCTAAAGAGCGAACCAATATTTTGTTGAAAATAGATGTGATCACAAACTAATATGACAGGAAATGATTTTTGCTCAAATTCAATATCCTCATGTTGGAGTTGTATCGTTTTCAATTAATTAGAAAAAATATAGTTTATAATATTTGCGCCCATTTTTAAAGCTTTTTCGCGTACTTCTAGAGGATCATTATTTACCTCTGCATCTTCCCAACCATCCCCTAAATCGCATTCATACGTATAAAGCAGCACTAATCTGTTGTTTATAAAGATTCCGAATGCTTGAGGACGTTTCCCGTCATGCTCATGAATTTTGGGTAAACCATTTGGGAAAAGGTTAGGTTTTTGAAAAATGGCATGATTTGCAGGAATTTCAACCAAATCATTGGCTGGAAATATTTTTTTTATCTCTTTTCTAACATATTGATTCATTCCGTAATTATCATCGATATGAAGAAAACCTCCGGCAAGCATGTACTTTTTGAGATTACTTATGTCAGTATCATTAAAAACGACATTTCCATGACCTGTTATGTGAATATATGGATAAGAAAATAAATCAGGACTTCCAGGTTCTACGGTAGCTGGTTTTGATTTTATTTTTGTATTGATAGTTGCATTGCAATATTGTATCAAATTGGGCAATGATGTAGGATTAGCATACCAATCTCCGCCACCACTATATTTCACAAGGGCAATTTCTTGCGAAAAGCAATTAAGAGATAGAAACAGAAATGTTAATACTATTTTTTGCATAGATTTGCCAATTAAAAAAAGTTTAATTTTCATTAAAAAAAACAACGCTGTGGCAAGCGACAACTGCCGCCGTTTCTGTTCGCAATCTGGTATTTCCTAATGAAACCGGAATGTAATTGTTTTTGAGAGCCAATGCGATTTCTTTTTCAGAAAAATCACCTTCAGGTCCTATTAATAAGGTTACATTTTCGTTTGGTTTCAAAACAGATTTTAGAGTTTTCTTGTCCGTTTCTTCGCAATGGGCAATCAGTTGTAATCCTTTATTTTGTTGTTTTATGAATTCTTTGAAAGTAACAGCATTGTTCAACTTTGGAAGAAATAATTCATTAGACTGTTTCATTGCCGACAAAATAATTTTATCAAATCGTTCTGCATTGATCACTTTTCGTTCCGAACGATCACAGATAATAGGTGTTATTTCGTGAATTCCAATTTCAGTTGCTTTTTCCAGAAACCATTCAAAGCGATCATTCATTTTAGTAGGCGCAACGGCTAAATGCAATTTGAATTTTGACTCTTCTTTTTTCTCAAAAGAAATAATTTGGACCGTACATTTACTATCAGAAGCCAAAGTAATTTCGGTTTTAAACAGAAATCCCAAACCATTTGTCACAAATAAAATATCGGTATCTTTTTTACGTAATACTTTAATAATGTGTTTGCTTTCTTCTTTATCAAAAGAAAAATATTCGGTCGTTTCGTTTATGTTCGGATTGTAAAATAATTGCATAGTTTAGAATTGAATTCGTGCTTTGGAAACAACAGATGAAGTTTCGAATTTTTGTGATAAAAACTTTTGATAACCTACAATTCCAATCATTGCAGCATTATCGGTGGTGTATTCAAATTTTGGAATAAAGGTTTTCCAACCGTATTTATTTTCGGTTTCTTTTAATGTATTTCTAATACCGGAATTAGCAGAAACTCCTCCGCCAATAGCGATTTGCTTGATTCCGGTTTCTTTTACGGCTAATTTCAGTTTGTCCATCAAAATTTCGATAATGGTATGCTGAATAGAGGCACAAATATCATTCAGGTTTTCTTCTATAAAAGCA
This region of Flavobacterium lacustre genomic DNA includes:
- a CDS encoding TrmH family RNA methyltransferase, whose amino-acid sequence is MKTIQLQHEDIEFEQKSFPVILVCDHIYFQQNIGSLFRISEAFGVEKIIFIGADIPLNPRKINKTSRSTHLHVPHIAIEETNACIEYLVSNNYEIISLEITDTSKPMKELKIPISKKMALVVGSEINGVSDEILNISNQIVHINMYGKNSSMNVVQATSIALYEIINNK
- a CDS encoding THUMP-like domain-containing protein; translated protein: MVFTILSAEIQAFIDANVDKKIAQLAFQKNPFPAVEWISILNQIEAKSKAKDKLPTWFNTKSIVYPSKISIEQTSSEKTASYKATIISGDSLIDLTGGFGVDDYYFSKRIKEVAHCEINPELSNIVKHNFEQLNVKNCICYAGDSQKTLEFLNQKWDWIYIDPSRRNDAKGKVFMLKDCLPNVPENLDFYFKKTDSILIKTAPLLDISAGLLELKNVKNIHIVALENEVKELLWELHKDYSGPVTLKTVNILKENFEIFDYILNQKSEITNYSQPEKYLYEPNSAIMKSGGFDAVGSFYHLNKLHKHSHLYTSKDLILFPGRVFKIENSIPYSKSEMKIHFENKQANITTRNFPDTVENIRKKWKIKDGGNKYTFFTTDENNHKIVLICTKIK
- a CDS encoding AI-2E family transporter; protein product: MITSKIITNGILKAIGFLVIVSLFLYFLYQIQSVLIYLLVAFVLTLIGNPILDFFKRRLKFNHIFATIATLLIFILLIAGFIMMFIPLILSQGENLSLLNTAEIEKNTLQLINQIAAFLESHNIDSSKMLKEANITSKINFNFIPNFLNSILSTISSFGVGLGSVLFITFFFLKDRLLFIKSAKKLIPDTYEDQILNSLEKINHLLSRYFIGLLIQLFIVFLLYIIVLIIFGVPNALVIAFLCAVLNIIPYIGPLIASVLAAILTMISNLGSDFQTEILPTTIYVLIGFWIVQVIDNNLSQPIIFSKSVSSHPLEIFLVILIAGFLFGILGMVIAVPLYTIIKVIGKEFFPENKVIQLLTKDI
- a CDS encoding DUF4159 domain-containing protein, whose amino-acid sequence is MQKIVLTFLFLSLNCFSQEIALVKYSGGGDWYANPTSLPNLIQYCNATINTKIKSKPATVEPGSPDLFSYPYIHITGHGNVVFNDTDISNLKKYMLAGGFLHIDDNYGMNQYVRKEIKKIFPANDLVEIPANHAIFQKPNLFPNGLPKIHEHDGKRPQAFGIFINNRLVLLYTYECDLGDGWEDAEVNNDPLEVREKALKMGANIINYIFSN
- a CDS encoding zinc metalloprotease — encoded protein: MKKIILSTLAVMLLFSCQNEETQATDLVTNAITQRSCASQEVLEAQLKADPTLAIRMNQIEAFTQKSMTNGRLVNGKVEIPVIVNVLYRTAAENISDAQIQTQIDVLNQDFNAANSDFSSVPTLFSGVAANIGITFVLEKINRKATTKTSWGTRDTMKKTKQGGLDPTSPTTKLNLWACTIGGGILGYAQFPGGSSATDGVVIDSKYFGLSGTASYPYNLGRTATHEVGHWMNLRHIWGDATCGSDLVTDTPTHNTANYGVPTYPHLSTCTGTPVEMTMNYMDYTDDRGMYMFSNGQKTRMAAIFVTGGARAAFGI
- a CDS encoding 16S rRNA (uracil(1498)-N(3))-methyltransferase, translating into MQLFYNPNINETTEYFSFDKEESKHIIKVLRKKDTDILFVTNGLGFLFKTEITLASDSKCTVQIISFEKKEESKFKLHLAVAPTKMNDRFEWFLEKATEIGIHEITPIICDRSERKVINAERFDKIILSAMKQSNELFLPKLNNAVTFKEFIKQQNKGLQLIAHCEETDKKTLKSVLKPNENVTLLIGPEGDFSEKEIALALKNNYIPVSLGNTRLRTETAAVVACHSVVFFNEN